Genomic window (Mus caroli chromosome 14, CAROLI_EIJ_v1.1, whole genome shotgun sequence):
GGCACACCTTTCTGAATCCAATCCCGCAGAGAGCATCCCCCTGGAGGGAGAGGTGTGGGAGTCAGAATTAGGGTGCTCAGAGACTGGGAGGATTTGGGTTTGAGGGCTTTGTGAAGGTGAAGTCAAGTTAGATGTAACTGAGAGCCTTCCAAACTGGGATTCTTCAAGGACCACACAGCCTTTCTCAAATGCACATTAGATGTGTAGGGTaaacatgtgtgtttgtttgaatgtttggttgaTTTGAATTAACATTAAAGAACGCAAGCATATCTGCAGCCATTTGCTATTATttataccaaaataaataagataaaatggaaGCTCCTGACTCCTGAGGAAGAGGGATGTGACATAGAGTGGAATAGGTTGCCTGTTGCAAAAAGTGCCTGCAAGTGTGCAGGCCTGGAgtctcagctactcaggaggaTGAAGCGTGAGGGTCAGAAACAGTAAAAAGTTGCCtcctgccaggcggtggtggtggcacacctttaatcccaacactcgggagggagaggcaggcggatttctgagttcgaggcacttgcctagaatgtgcaGTCCTGGGTTCCAATCCCCAGTGTTACAAAACTTAAAATTGTAAGTTAAAAGCCAAAGACACCTGGCTAGTTAGGTAAGCAGGGCAGAGACTTAGGCAGATGCTGTGGGGGCCTGGTCCAACCTAGCTATGTGTGAGCCTTCCACGGCAGCTTCTAAAGGCCAGGTAGGCTGGTGGGCAGAGCAGCTAAGGGTCTGCCCCCGTCTGTGTCCCACCCTCACAATCCAGAGACCTCCGGGGCAACGCACTTAACTGTGACTGCAAGGTAAAGTGGCTGGTGGAGTGGCTGGCACACACCAACACCACGGTGGCTCCCATCTACTGTGCCAGCCCGCCCCGCTTCCAGGAGCACAAGGTGCAGGACTTGCCTCTTCGGGAATTCGACTGCATCACCACTGGTAGGATGTGCCTCCCCTCCGGCTGAAGGCCACCCAGCTGGGCACACCCAGCTGCTATAGCCAGGTTCCCACTACCACCCAGTGGGTTGGTGCCTTATTCCTTGAGGTTGATTCCACCAACCTACATCTCTTGTCCCTGCAGATTTTGTCCTCTACCAGACTCTGTCCTTCCCAGCAGTGTCTGCAGAACCTTTCCTTTACTCCAGTGACCTCTACTTGGCTCTGGCCCAGCCAGGTGCCAGCGCTTGCACCATCCTCAAGTGGGACTATGTGGAGCGACAGCTTCGAGACTATGACAGAATTCCAGGTACCTGGGTGTGGCCTGCCTCTGCTGGTCCTATCCTGCAGGGAAGGTGATAGGAGGCTCTTTTGTCTAACTCCAGTCAATTcctaaaggaagaggaagggatgaAAAGTGGTTTCTGCCTATAANGAATTCATAACAAATGAACACTTTGAACCAATTCTAGCCCTGATACACATCAATACACCTATTTtataacataaattaaaatattttagctgggcagtggtggtacacacctttaatcccagcatttgggaggcagaggcaggtggatttctgagtttgaggccagcctggtctacagagtgagttccaggacagccagggctaNaataaataaataaataaataaataaataaataaataaatgggctggtgagatggctcagcagttaggagcactgactgttcttctgaaggtcctgagttcaaatcctagcaaccacatggtggctcacaatcatctgtaatgagatctgacgccctcttctggtgtgtctgaatacagctacagtgtacttacatataacaataaataaatctttttaaaaaatacacataaagtgaattaatttataaataaatgaaacatttaactGAAAAGGTATCGGAGAAAGAAACTATCCTATCAGGATTACCCTATCCTTTGAAGAAGGCCAGTATATACCAAATAATATCTATAATGTACAtgccttaaccccagcacttgggaggcaagacaGGCAGGTTTCTGTGAGCTTAAGGTCAGCCAGATCTGCATAATAGAGAGACTCcacctctaaataaataaataaactaaccaACAAACGAATTATTTAATTAAGTAAGTAATTAAATACTGAGAGCTAGGAATGAAGCCcatttggtagaatgcttgcctagcgtgcacaAAGCCCCTCCGTTCATGATTGTtcaaacctataatcccagcatttcggAGATGAAGGCAGGTATCtggagagttcaagaccagacttgACTATATAGTGATAACCgtctcaaagaaaagaataaaacaaagcaaagcttgccggggtatggtggctcacacttgggATCCAGAGCACTTGAGATGCAGAGAAAGATGATCgttgcaagttcaagaccagcctggcctatattGTAAAGTCCAGGCCAGCCGGGGCTTCCTTGTCTCAACAAACTAAACTAAGCTAATTATGGCCCCTGAGTCCTGGGTGGGACTGCACTGGGAGCGGAACTCTATAGCAGATCTCAGTTGCGGAGCATGTTCAGAGGCTGGCCTTTcacgtgggtgggtgggtggggttacCCAACACTGCCTAACCCCGAGTGCTTTTGTCCTGGCAGCCCCTTCAGCTGTGCACTGCAAGCCGATGGTAGTGGATGGCCAGCTCTATGTCATTGTGGCCCAGCTGTTTGGTGGCTCATACATTTACCACTGGGACCCCAACACCACACGTTTCACCAAGTTGCAGGACATCGACCCACAGCGCGTGCGCAAACCCAATGACCTGGAAGCCTTCCGCATCGATGGTGACTGGTTCTTTGCAGTGGCTGACAGCTCCAAGGCAGGCGCCACCAGCCTCTACCGTTGGCACCAGAATGGCTTCTATTCCCACCAGGCCCTACACGCCTGGCACCGCGACACCGACCTGGAGTTTGTGGACGGTGAGGGCAAACCACGGTTAATTGTGTCTAGCAGCTCGCAAGCACCTGTCATCTATCAATGGAGTCGTACTCAGAAACAGTTTGTGGCTCAGGGAGAGGTGACTCAGGTACCTGATGCCCAGGCCGTGAAACACTTTCGTGCTGGCCGAGACAGCTACCTGTGCCTTAGCCGCTACATTGGCGACTCCAAGATCCTGCGCTGGGAAGGTACCCGTTTCTCTGAGGTGCAAGCCCTTCCCTCCCGAGGCTCGCTGGCCCTACAGCCCTTCCTGGTGGGTGGTCACCGCTACCTGGCACTGGGCAGTGACTTCTCCTTCACCCAGATCTACCAGTGGGATGAGGGGCGACAGAAATTTGTGCGGTTCCAAGAGCTGGCAGTACAGGCCCCCCGGGCCTTCTGCTACATGCCTGCTGGAGATGCCCAGCTGCTCCTGGCCCCCAGTTTCAAGGGACAAACACTGGTGTACCGACATGTTGTGGTGGACCTTAGTGCCTAGAGGGGGGTTAAGTCCTTTGGGTTCCTCAGGATGGCACTGTATGATGGGTGGGGACCTCTGTGAGCAACTTGTGGCCCCAAGTGAAGTCACAGGTGGCCAACCTGTCTATgtagctacacacacatacacacagaagtgGACCTGGGCACACACCAGGGACTAGCCCAGGGGAGCCATTCCCATTACTGTAATCAGCACCTACGTATTCACCAGGCATCCAGTGTCCAGGTTCTCTATGTGCGCACCAACAGCCCCTGATCTTCAGTGctccctgctctgctctgtcACTAGTGTGTCTGAGTGACAAAGCGGGTGCAGGAAGGGGTGAGCCACAGCCTTCTCTTCTCAGCTTAGCTTTctgccctctggcctctcctcTGGATGCCCGAGGTGCTTGTGTACCTGTTTGGCATCCACAGTTGCAGCCTCCCTGCAGGTGTGCCCACACTTCCAAGTGTGCCTTCCCATGCCATGCTCCTTCTGCATGCACCTGTGGACACTGATGGATGAACTCAGCTGCATACTTGTGTATACCCCGCCACACTTCTGATTCCGTATCTGCACATGTCTGGGGGTGTGTACGTGAGTGGACTAGGTGCTGGGCAAACTGGCGTCCTTGATACCCCGTAGCTGCTCTTCTTGGAGAGTGCCTACAGCACCCACACTTTCTCTGCTCTCCCCAGTGTGCCCCCTGTGTGGCTCATAAGGATAGCAACAGTAAGCGTGACCATGGCCTCGTGGGGACAAAGCCACTTCATCCAGAAGCAATAATAACAAGAGGCAACAGCAACTGGGTTCTTCATAGTGCAGTATAGCTTTCCTCACTAGAGTTTTCTTCCACGACTCAGTCCCAGCTCAAATGGACATGGGTGGGAAGGATTTCTCTGGATAGCTATTGCTTTTTCAAGCTCAGGCCATCTCCTCTCTCACCCCATCTTTGAGATGCGGACCCCGAAGTGTGATTGCTCCTTGActggatataaaaaaaaaaaaaacagccaaggCAAGAATCCTgagacagcctgagctacttgTGTGGGCGCCAGGAACATGTTGGTAGCCCTGGCACCCCTCCATGCCATGGAGATGCCCCCCGGAGGCACAGCTCGGTGGAGGCTGGATGAGGATGGCAGGGAGGGACACCTGGGAACCAGgcctctgctgccctctgctgtccTCTGGGAGCAGCAGCCCTGAAGTAGGAAATGATCAGGCTGAGAGGATTTCTTGCGGCCTGATGCACCTGGGGATAATGCTAAGATTCCTTTGCTTTGAATAAAGTTCCACCCCACTGCTAGCTCTCAGGTGTCCTCAGATGTTTTGCTAGTAGCAGAGACAGGGTTGTGTCACCTATCCCTGCAGTACACAGAGACCATACCAGCTTCCTCTTGGCTCCTTTCCCTCAGATGCCGTCAAGGTCACCTGGCACTAAGGTTAGGAGTTCGTGGTGATGCCACCCAGGTGCTGGGCTAAGTGATGAGTCTCTTCCACCTGGGACTGACTCACAGGCCACTGTTCCTTCCTGGAGATTATAGGCACGGACCTGCTAAGACCTAGGTCTATCCCTTGGTCAGGATGTCTCTAAGCAACATGGCAAAGACATGCTCAGCCCTTTGCCACCCTGGCTATCTACCACTCGCTCTCTGAGCTCCCCACTGGACAGATGTCTGCCATTGTTACCACAACCACCAAAATGAGGCACCTGGGAGAACTAGGTAACACGCTGGTCCTTCTTCTCCCAGTTTTTAACCAGCCACCAATTCCCCACTCTTTACCTCTGAGGGTTTCCAAATGAGCATCCTTCCCCTGTCCCCTTGCCCCACTACAACCTTCATCCAAGCCTGTCCTCATTGCTATGGTTTCTAGATCCCTCCCACCAGCCTACTTCTCAGATCCTTCTGGTCTGTCCTtcctgaaacatctctccattATGTCATCTGCTACCCAGGAGCCCGCTTTGGCTCCGAGCTCTTCTCAAAACAAATCCATGGCGTTGTGCCTGACATAAAGCTCTTCAGGACCAGGTGCCAACAGACACAGCGGCACTGGTCCCTCTCCtgcttgtttccattctgtcCATCCCTGAGACTCCAGGAAGAGCCCGGGacaaaaggagggggaggggaagatcaTCAGACAGGGTTTGGGCTGAAGCAGTGATCAGGGTCACTAGGGAACCCTGGTGATAGCACCATGTTGCAAAACTGCCACACTCAGCTGTGTGGTCTCTTTCCTTGTCATTCTTTTCCACCCCCAGACTTGAAAAAATTGGGAATCCATTGCCATCTTACATGAGAAGAAACGAGGAAAGGGACAGAAACGGTAGATGTGACAACCCCAGGAaggcctcttcccttctcctgttCCTCACCTGTCCCCCAGGGTCCCTTTCATTTCTCACAGGTCATATAtatgtctgtcttagggtttctattgctgtaaagaaacaccatggccGTGGTGAGtcttataaaaggaaatatcTAGTTGGGACTTGCTTATGGTGTCAGAGGCTTAGTCTATTGTCAGTATGGTGGGAAGGATGGTGGCACACAGAAAGACGtactgatctgcaggcagcaggaagagagagtgacctgggcctggtttgggcttttgaaacctcaaagcccactccccagTGGACACACTTTCTCTACTaaggacacacctattccaataaggccacacctcttagtccttctcaagtagtgccattcTTTGAGGGCCCTAGCATATGAgaggagcctgtggaggccattccTAATCAAACTAGCACCACTGTTTTAATTCCCATTCAAACCATGTCCAAGTGCATCACATATCACTGATCTGCCACAAGAGAAGAAGACCAGGTCTGAGAACCCCCAGAACATGTATTAACCCCATGCTCTGAGCTCCAGTCTGGACCGCACATGCCCAGATGTCATCTGGATTACTTTGCTTGATGCCAACTAGTTTCTCTGAACCTCAAATCCCACAAAGCAGATTAGCTAACGTATTTTGTAGAGGATGGGGATTCACTTCGCTTACTGAGGAAAAGCAGTGGATGGCTTTCAGATACTTACTTCACCTGTATGTGTCTCGGTCTCCTTATCTGCAAAGTGGGTCTAATGATGCCCAACCAGCAGGCTCATCTATCATGGAATAGACTGCATATTGGGCCCGCCTTATCATCCTTGGTGAGCTTTAAGTGCATTGGACACAGATGTGCGTCCGTCCTCCTGAAGACTGTGCCTGGCACATACTTATGAGCTATGCTGGTCTGCAGGATTGTATTTGAGATGGAGTGACTCCAAGCTGGGAGTTCATGAGAGCGAGAGACAGGCACTCCTCAGTGACAATTGCTCTCTGGCAGTGAGGGTTCCTCCACCACCTGCAGTCTCAGagttccttccccccccccaac
Coding sequences:
- the Lgi3 gene encoding leucine-rich repeat LGI family member 3 is translated as MAGLRARRGPGRRLLVLSTLGFCLMLQVSAKRPPKTPPCPPSCSCTRDTAFCVDSKSVPKNLPSEVISLTLVNAAFSEIQDGAFSHLPLLQFLLLNSNKFTLIGDNAFIGLSHLQYLFIENNDIWALSKFTFRGLKSLTHLSLANNNLQTLPRDIFRPLDILSDLDLRGNALNCDCKVKWLVEWLAHTNTTVAPIYCASPPRFQEHKVQDLPLREFDCITTDFVLYQTLSFPAVSAEPFLYSSDLYLALAQPGASACTILKWDYVERQLRDYDRIPAPSAVHCKPMVVDGQLYVIVAQLFGGSYIYHWDPNTTRFTKLQDIDPQRVRKPNDLEAFRIDGDWFFAVADSSKAGATSLYRWHQNGFYSHQALHAWHRDTDLEFVDGEGKPRLIVSSSSQAPVIYQWSRTQKQFVAQGEVTQVPDAQAVKHFRAGRDSYLCLSRYIGDSKILRWEGTRFSEVQALPSRGSLALQPFLVGGHRYLALGSDFSFTQIYQWDEGRQKFVRFQELAVQAPRAFCYMPAGDAQLLLAPSFKGQTLVYRHVVVDLSA